A portion of the Nomia melanderi isolate GNS246 chromosome 2, iyNomMela1, whole genome shotgun sequence genome contains these proteins:
- the LOC116426033 gene encoding arylalkylamine N-acetyltransferase-like 2 — protein sequence MESIPSPYTTEWSNESHVPEILSFLRENFDKEENILRCMKKHDVTGEDEELMWKDHEQIINVLIAETPCLIVLDVSTKKIIGAGVMIVDRNPKIDETANEGSVFDKNPPRTKLMKTYFSYMSQIIDKACLFDRFSEAKVGVELYAVAVHKNFRRKGLGTTIIAEAISFVKDIVEDVGFIFGLCTSMYSRKAFEKLGFECALEEDMLEYKDELGRFILRDTSPHNIASVLTLKV from the coding sequence ATGGAATCGATCCCTTCACCTTACACGACTGAATGGTCCAACGAGTCCCACGTGCCAGAGATCTTATCGTTCCTCCGGGAAAATTTCGATAAGGAAGAGAATATCCTCAGATGCATGAAAAAGCATGACGTCACAGGAGAAGACGAAGAGTTAATGTGGAAGGACCACGAGCAAATAATAAATGTGCTGATCGCAGAAACACCTTGCCTGATCGTACTGGATGTGTCTACGAAGAAAATAATCGGCGCCGGAGTGATGATCGTCGATCGGAATCCAAAGATCGATGAGACAGCCAATGAAGGATCAGTGTTCGACAAGAACCCTCCTAGAACGAAGCTGATGAAGACATATTTCAGTTACATGTCGCAGATTATCGATAAGGCCTGCTTGTTCGACAGGTTCTCGGAAGCTAAAGTGGGTGTCGAGCTGTATGCTGTGGCTGTACACAAAAATTTCCGACGGAAGGGCCTCGGCACAACTATAATAGCAGAAGCTATATCCTTCGTGAAAGACATTGTCGAGGATGTCGGATTTATTTTCGGATTGTGCACGTCTATGTACTCGAGAAAGGCGTTCGAGAAACTGGGATTCGAATGCGCTTTGGAAGAGGATATGCTCGAGTACAAGGACGAGTTAGGAAGATTTATTCTTCGGGACACGTCTCCGCATAATATAGCGTCTGTGTTGACTTTGAAAGTGTGA
- the LOC116426032 gene encoding uncharacterized protein LOC116426032: MSQNDCQLDYKLMTKDKIQEAMMIQAETMKQECLAIGMGMFEEPGAPEEIQLLFREIIKDGSTIVAVDKQTGELGAVAFTKIHARPREGVKDPLDDFIGENLKKKSCQELVKFLGDLESSVDIFEKYNVDGAMELFYLGTNPRYQGRGIGCEIVKKCIEFARGLENGTTKRSPIDNETVNEEVIPKLIFGVFLSNYSQRIADKLNFETIREVRYEDFIIGGRKLSERIGDTHKTARLQVLKL, translated from the exons ATGTCCCAAAATGACTGTCAATTGGACTACAAGTTAATGACCAAGGACAAAATCCAGGAGGCAATGATGATCCAGGCGGAGACCATGAAGCAGGAGTGCCTAGCGATAGGAATGGGGATGTTCGAAGAGCCAGGTGCTCCAGAAGAGATCCAGTTACTCTTCAGAGAAATCATAAAGGACGGTTCCACGATCGTAGCTGTTGACAAACAAACCGGGGAACTGGGAGCTGTGGCATTTACTAAGATACAT GCTAGACCGAGGGAAGGTGTTAAGGACCCACTGGATGACTTTATAGGAGAAAATCTAAAGAAGAAATCGTGCCAGGAATTAGTGAAGTTTCTCGGTGAC ttGGAAAGCAGCGTCGACATTTTTGAGAAGTACAATGTTGACGGTGcaatggaattattttatttaggcACGAATCCACGGTACCAAGGTAGAGGAATCGGTTGTGAGATCGTGAAGAAATGCATAGAATTCGCTAGAGGCCTTGAAAATGGCACCACGAAGAGAAGCCCTATTGACAATGAGACCGTCAATGAGGAAGTGATACCAAAATTGATATTCGGCGTGTTCTTGTCAAACTACAGTCAACGAATTGCCGATAAACTAAATTTTGAGACTATACGCGAGGTAAGGTACGAAGATTTTATTATTGGGGGCAGGAAACTCTCTGAAAGAATAGGCGACACCCACAAAACAGCCAGATTGCAAGTTTTGAAGTTGTAA
- the LOC143174255 gene encoding uncharacterized protein LOC143174255 encodes MRGDRMSPYRLWGSIEDGAIEFESLTEDTLEGALDVIRKSFFINESVCKGVALTAELGASKELEELCLDAAKDGVSVVATDFTTGEVIGVAFNKIQVLRSASEKTAFEVFSENCKHKASKCLVDFMINVDSRINLFKHYNTDCIFEIMFLATLPDKQQRRIGETLVTTSIEVAKQLKRGKLVKTPVKINGNDDIHNLSLVPSIVSAIMTSNYSQKIARKCGFESLARVSYQEFHFDGKTFSERIGDEHPNCALVAKTL; translated from the exons ATGAG GGGAGACAGAATGTCACCGTACAGGCTCTGGGGCTCCATAGAGGATGGGGCTATAGAGTTCGAGTCTCTGACGGAAGACACTCTAGAAGGAGCTTTGGATGTCATCAGGAAAAGCTTCTTCATCAACGAAAGCGTCTGCAAAGGTGTAGCTTTGACCGCAGAATTGGGTGCATCGAAAGAACTTGAGGAATTGTGTCTGGATGCTGCCAAGGATGGAGTCAGTGTCGTGGCCACAGATTTTACCACTGGGGAAGTCATCGGAGTGGCATTCAACAAAATTCAG GTGCTCAGAAGTGCATCAGAGAAAACTGCGTTCGAGGTCTTCAGTGAAAACTGCAAGCACAAGGCGTCCAAATGTCTAGTGGACTTCATGATCAACGTGGACTCCCGAATAAACCTATTCAAGCACTACAACACGGACTGCATCTTCGAGATCATGTTCTTGGCAACGCTGCCCGACAAGCAGCAGCGAAGAATAGGGGAGACGCTAGTGACCACGTCGATAGAAGTAGCGAAACAGCTGAAAAGAGGGAAACTAGTCAAGACACCAGTCAAAATCAACGGCAATGATGACATACACAACCTGTCCTTGGTGCCCAGTATAGTGTCCGCCATCATGACTTCCAATTACTCCCAGAAAATCGCTAGAAAATGCGGATTCGAGAGTCTGGCTAGAGTCAGCTACCAAGAGTTCCATTTCGATGGAAAAACATTCAGCGAGAGGATAGGGGACGAACATCCTAACTGTGCGTTAGTAGCAAAGACACTATAG